Genomic window (Fibrobacter sp.):
GTCCCACCTGAGCAGTGTCACCGTCGATAGCCTGTTTACCACAGATAATCAGATCTACTTTGCCCAGTGTCTGAATTCCCTTTGATAAGGTATAGGAGGTAGCCCAGGTCTCTGAACCGGCAAACGCACGGTCAGAAATCAGATAACCTTCATCAGCACCCATTGCAATCGCACTCCTGAGAGCTGCTTCCGCCTGTGGAGGCCCCATGGTAATCACTTTAACCACACCACCGACTCTCTCCTTTATCCGAAGAGCCTCTTCGATAGCATATTCATCAAAAGGATTGACAACCGCTTCAACACCGTCCCGGATCAGAGTCCCTGTCTCAGGATTTATCTTCACCTTGGTAGTACCGGGTACCTGCTTGATACATACTACAATGTTCACGGAACCTCCTTAAAGGTCAATAAAACATCCCTGCAAATCTATAGAATGGTCAAAAATACTTTTTTTTGACGCCTTTAGCAATCCGAAGCTCTTGATGATCAAATAACACCACACATTTCATCAGGGAAACAAAAGATAAAATCATTTCAAATCTTATGTAATTGTGCCTGTATCAAAGGATTATCGAGTCAGTGCTGATTGGAAGAGGATTCTTGTCGGGGTCGGTACCGGAATTTTTTCCTCAATTGGATTCCTCGAGAGTTGCCTCAGGACCTCTGTTCCTGTTTCAATCAGACACGTACCTTGTCTCTATATATTTCGATTCCTTACTTTCCATCTTTTTACGTTTAATACCAGTATCGTGATCATATCCTAACAGATGAAAC
Coding sequences:
- a CDS encoding electron transfer flavoprotein subunit beta/FixA family protein → MNIVVCIKQVPGTTKVKINPETGTLIRDGVEAVVNPFDEYAIEEALRIKERVGGVVKVITMGPPQAEAALRSAIAMGADEGYLISDRAFAGSETWATSYTLSKGIQTLGKVDLIICGKQAIDGDTAQVG